The Musa acuminata AAA Group cultivar baxijiao chromosome BXJ1-3, Cavendish_Baxijiao_AAA, whole genome shotgun sequence genome window below encodes:
- the LOC135582222 gene encoding transcription factor BIM1-like isoform X3, producing MRMELQGKEVTQDFLSLCTKDYSSFQHQDPRPPPAPGGFYLQTHDFLMPLVEKKERRQQEKEDSSRRNGEATAADKTTPERPPQHVLPGGIGTFSIRHVRGADAKRSRCGLAPPGAPGDGSKSEAGYYDSPHTYDAAVWSDGRWPYLSFGPCGSSVATSAATRWHAGPETKLLVEAAEQCDDELFGKREGSSSRKEWAIKVDGMGSCSDQRPNTPRSKHSATEQRRRTKINDRFQILRELIPHSDQKKDKASFLLEVIEYIRFLQKKVQKYESACPEWNQNNSKLMPWINITKPPQNKSSQGLGDGSASPAYMFSEKFDETGISFAQNPAEPDESCTVSFKTRKSAKDFANVDSTASRSPSQWLRLPVRADCGASDSMLNEQGKVTIDEDTTNESTKYSQGLLNTLNQALQISGVNISQASISVEINLGKRAINRRLTAAATTSSAEVHEDPVSTNQAIEHSMKGSSSERPSQRPKRQNG from the exons ATGAGGATGGAACTCCAAG GAAAAGAAGTAACGCAGGATTTCCTCTCGCTATGCACTAAGGATTATTCCTCTTTCCAGCACCAAGATCCAAGGCCGCCACCTGCCCCAG GTGGTTTCTATCTACAGACGCATGACTTCTTGATGCCGCTGGTGGAGAAGAAGGAGCGGCGGCAGCAGGAGAAGGAAGACAGCTCACGACGAAACGGTGAAGCAACGGCGGCGGACAAGACAACTCCCGAGAGGCCGCCGCAGCACGTGCTGCCGGGTGGGATTGGCACGTTTAGCATCAGGCACGTGCGGGGCGCCGACGCGAAGAGGAGCAGGTGCGGCCTTGCACCACCCGGTGCGCCCGGTGATGGCAGTAAATCCGAAGCCGGTTACTACGACTCCCCGCACACGTACGATGCGGCCGTGTGGTCCGATG GCCGATGGCCGTACCTCTCGTTCGGCCCCTGCGGCAGCTCCGTGGCGACCTCCGCCGCCACAAG GTGGCACGCTGGGCCGGAGACGAAGCTACTCGTGGAGGCCGCCGAGCAATGCGACGACGAGCTGTTTGGGAAGAGAGAGGGCTCCTCCTCCCGTAAAG AATGGGCAATTAAAGTAGATGGAATGGGGAGTTGCTCTGATCAGAGACCCAACACCCCAAGATCCAAGCACTCTGCAACAGAGCAGCGGAGAAGAACTAAGATTAATGACAG ATTTCAGATTCTTAGGGAACTTATACCTCATAGTGATCAGAAGAAGGATAAAGCATCGTTTCTTTTGGAG GTCATCGAGTATATACGGTTTTTACAGAAGAAGGTGCAAAAGTATGAGTCAGCATGCCCAGAATGGAATCAGAACAATTCCAAGTTAATGCCATGGATAAATATCACTAAGCCTCCCCAAAAT AAGAGCAGCCAAGGCCTGGGAGATGGTTCTGCTTCTCCTGCATATATGTTCTCAGAAAAATTTGATGAGACTGGGATCTCATTTGCACAGAATCCAGCTGAGCCAGATGAGAGTTGTACTGTTTCTTTCAAGACAAGAAAATCCGCTAAGGATTTTGCAA ATGTAGATAGCACTGCATCTCGGTCTCCATCTCAGTGGCTAAGATTACCTGTGCGTGCTGATTGTGGTGCGAGTGATAGTATGTTAAATGAACAAGGAAAGGTGACGATTGATGAAGACACGACCAATGAATCTACAAAGTACTCTCAGGG GCTGTTGAATACATTAAATCAGGCATTACAAATTTCCGGTGTCAATATATCTCAAGCCAGTATATCTGTTGAGATTAATCTTGGCAAAAGAGCAATTAATAGGAGACTAACCGCAGCTGCGACCACTTCAAGTGCTGAG GTTCATGAAGATCCTGTATCCACAAATCAAGCAATTGAGCACTCCATGAAGGGGAGCAGCAGTGAGAGGCCTTCACAAAGACCCAAGAGACAGAATGGATAA
- the LOC135582222 gene encoding transcription factor BIM2-like isoform X2 — MPLVEKKERRQQEKEDSSRRNGEATAADKTTPERPPQHVLPGGIGTFSIRHVRGADAKRSRCGLAPPGAPGDGSKSEAGYYDSPHTYDAAVWSDGRWPYLSFGPCGSSVATSAATRWHAGPETKLLVEAAEQCDDELFGKREGSSSRKEWAIKVDGMGSCSDQRPNTPRSKHSATEQRRRTKINDRFQILRELIPHSDQKKDKASFLLEVIEYIRFLQKKVQKYESACPEWNQNNSKLMPWINITKPPQNKSSQGLGDGSASPAYMFSEKFDETGISFAQNPAEPDESCTVSFKTRKSAKDFANVDSTASRSPSQWLRLPVRADCGASDSMLNEQGKVTIDEDTTNESTKYSQGLLNTLNQALQISGVNISQASISVEINLGKRAINRRLTAAATTSSAEVHEDPVSTNQAIEHSMKGSSSERPSQRPKRQNG; from the exons ATGCCGCTGGTGGAGAAGAAGGAGCGGCGGCAGCAGGAGAAGGAAGACAGCTCACGACGAAACGGTGAAGCAACGGCGGCGGACAAGACAACTCCCGAGAGGCCGCCGCAGCACGTGCTGCCGGGTGGGATTGGCACGTTTAGCATCAGGCACGTGCGGGGCGCCGACGCGAAGAGGAGCAGGTGCGGCCTTGCACCACCCGGTGCGCCCGGTGATGGCAGTAAATCCGAAGCCGGTTACTACGACTCCCCGCACACGTACGATGCGGCCGTGTGGTCCGATG GCCGATGGCCGTACCTCTCGTTCGGCCCCTGCGGCAGCTCCGTGGCGACCTCCGCCGCCACAAG GTGGCACGCTGGGCCGGAGACGAAGCTACTCGTGGAGGCCGCCGAGCAATGCGACGACGAGCTGTTTGGGAAGAGAGAGGGCTCCTCCTCCCGTAAAG AATGGGCAATTAAAGTAGATGGAATGGGGAGTTGCTCTGATCAGAGACCCAACACCCCAAGATCCAAGCACTCTGCAACAGAGCAGCGGAGAAGAACTAAGATTAATGACAG ATTTCAGATTCTTAGGGAACTTATACCTCATAGTGATCAGAAGAAGGATAAAGCATCGTTTCTTTTGGAG GTCATCGAGTATATACGGTTTTTACAGAAGAAGGTGCAAAAGTATGAGTCAGCATGCCCAGAATGGAATCAGAACAATTCCAAGTTAATGCCATGGATAAATATCACTAAGCCTCCCCAAAAT AAGAGCAGCCAAGGCCTGGGAGATGGTTCTGCTTCTCCTGCATATATGTTCTCAGAAAAATTTGATGAGACTGGGATCTCATTTGCACAGAATCCAGCTGAGCCAGATGAGAGTTGTACTGTTTCTTTCAAGACAAGAAAATCCGCTAAGGATTTTGCAA ATGTAGATAGCACTGCATCTCGGTCTCCATCTCAGTGGCTAAGATTACCTGTGCGTGCTGATTGTGGTGCGAGTGATAGTATGTTAAATGAACAAGGAAAGGTGACGATTGATGAAGACACGACCAATGAATCTACAAAGTACTCTCAGGG GCTGTTGAATACATTAAATCAGGCATTACAAATTTCCGGTGTCAATATATCTCAAGCCAGTATATCTGTTGAGATTAATCTTGGCAAAAGAGCAATTAATAGGAGACTAACCGCAGCTGCGACCACTTCAAGTGCTGAG GTTCATGAAGATCCTGTATCCACAAATCAAGCAATTGAGCACTCCATGAAGGGGAGCAGCAGTGAGAGGCCTTCACAAAGACCCAAGAGACAGAATGGATAA
- the LOC135582222 gene encoding transcription factor BIM1-like isoform X1 translates to MIIRVVFTGKEVTQDFLSLCTKDYSSFQHQDPRPPPAPGGFYLQTHDFLMPLVEKKERRQQEKEDSSRRNGEATAADKTTPERPPQHVLPGGIGTFSIRHVRGADAKRSRCGLAPPGAPGDGSKSEAGYYDSPHTYDAAVWSDGRWPYLSFGPCGSSVATSAATRWHAGPETKLLVEAAEQCDDELFGKREGSSSRKEWAIKVDGMGSCSDQRPNTPRSKHSATEQRRRTKINDRFQILRELIPHSDQKKDKASFLLEVIEYIRFLQKKVQKYESACPEWNQNNSKLMPWINITKPPQNKSSQGLGDGSASPAYMFSEKFDETGISFAQNPAEPDESCTVSFKTRKSAKDFANVDSTASRSPSQWLRLPVRADCGASDSMLNEQGKVTIDEDTTNESTKYSQGLLNTLNQALQISGVNISQASISVEINLGKRAINRRLTAAATTSSAEVHEDPVSTNQAIEHSMKGSSSERPSQRPKRQNG, encoded by the exons ATGATAATTCGAGTGGTATTTACAGGAAAAGAAGTAACGCAGGATTTCCTCTCGCTATGCACTAAGGATTATTCCTCTTTCCAGCACCAAGATCCAAGGCCGCCACCTGCCCCAG GTGGTTTCTATCTACAGACGCATGACTTCTTGATGCCGCTGGTGGAGAAGAAGGAGCGGCGGCAGCAGGAGAAGGAAGACAGCTCACGACGAAACGGTGAAGCAACGGCGGCGGACAAGACAACTCCCGAGAGGCCGCCGCAGCACGTGCTGCCGGGTGGGATTGGCACGTTTAGCATCAGGCACGTGCGGGGCGCCGACGCGAAGAGGAGCAGGTGCGGCCTTGCACCACCCGGTGCGCCCGGTGATGGCAGTAAATCCGAAGCCGGTTACTACGACTCCCCGCACACGTACGATGCGGCCGTGTGGTCCGATG GCCGATGGCCGTACCTCTCGTTCGGCCCCTGCGGCAGCTCCGTGGCGACCTCCGCCGCCACAAG GTGGCACGCTGGGCCGGAGACGAAGCTACTCGTGGAGGCCGCCGAGCAATGCGACGACGAGCTGTTTGGGAAGAGAGAGGGCTCCTCCTCCCGTAAAG AATGGGCAATTAAAGTAGATGGAATGGGGAGTTGCTCTGATCAGAGACCCAACACCCCAAGATCCAAGCACTCTGCAACAGAGCAGCGGAGAAGAACTAAGATTAATGACAG ATTTCAGATTCTTAGGGAACTTATACCTCATAGTGATCAGAAGAAGGATAAAGCATCGTTTCTTTTGGAG GTCATCGAGTATATACGGTTTTTACAGAAGAAGGTGCAAAAGTATGAGTCAGCATGCCCAGAATGGAATCAGAACAATTCCAAGTTAATGCCATGGATAAATATCACTAAGCCTCCCCAAAAT AAGAGCAGCCAAGGCCTGGGAGATGGTTCTGCTTCTCCTGCATATATGTTCTCAGAAAAATTTGATGAGACTGGGATCTCATTTGCACAGAATCCAGCTGAGCCAGATGAGAGTTGTACTGTTTCTTTCAAGACAAGAAAATCCGCTAAGGATTTTGCAA ATGTAGATAGCACTGCATCTCGGTCTCCATCTCAGTGGCTAAGATTACCTGTGCGTGCTGATTGTGGTGCGAGTGATAGTATGTTAAATGAACAAGGAAAGGTGACGATTGATGAAGACACGACCAATGAATCTACAAAGTACTCTCAGGG GCTGTTGAATACATTAAATCAGGCATTACAAATTTCCGGTGTCAATATATCTCAAGCCAGTATATCTGTTGAGATTAATCTTGGCAAAAGAGCAATTAATAGGAGACTAACCGCAGCTGCGACCACTTCAAGTGCTGAG GTTCATGAAGATCCTGTATCCACAAATCAAGCAATTGAGCACTCCATGAAGGGGAGCAGCAGTGAGAGGCCTTCACAAAGACCCAAGAGACAGAATGGATAA